GCCTGAATTCCCTCAATAATCGGTTTTAGGTCCTGCGCCTGTTGTAACGGGACATTCCCCCAGCCACCGAAACAGGGGATAATAACAACATCGGCAGGAATCCTGTTTCCCTTGAGTTCAGAAAATTCAACCTCCTGCCCCAAAATTAACAGTGCAAAGAGAAGCGTATTTTATTTCCCCTCTTTTTTGGTTGTGTCTGGTGCTGGCACTACCTTTTCCGGTTTTGCTCCCATTTGGAATGTGTAATGTGACCTCTGGCTGTGCTTGGCGCCAAGGGAAGGGCTTTTTGGGTTGCGCGCCAGGATAAGGTCATAGGTTTCACCGGGAAGAAGACCGTTAATCGCAGCGCCCTTCAAGCCGGTCCAGTTCAATGGATAGGTAAACTCCATCGCGGTGGTGTTGGTCTCCTCGTCGTAATCAATCTCCCAGTCGTCAAAGAGGCTGACATTTCCCTTTGCTGCGCTGTGGGTTCTGCCCTTGCCAATATGGTTTATTACCTCAGCCGAGTCGTCGGTGTAATAGCCGATAAACATATTGGCACCATCCATCACCGGGGACCCAAACCCAATCGCCAACCAGCCCTTGCCCTTTGCCTCAAGACCAACATAAATCAGGCTGTCGTCATAACCCCAGTAAACGGTAATACCAGTTGCGGGGTCCCGAAAACTTGCGGGGTATTCCTGTTCCTCTATGTCAATGTAACCGTCAACACTTACCCGGTCATCCATCAGCGAGTCGTAGGGGATTTGCAAGGTTCCCTTTTCTTTTTGCCCGTATAGCAAGGATAGTG
This genomic stretch from candidate division WOR-3 bacterium harbors:
- a CDS encoding DOMON domain-containing protein: MKTKIAFIILFSLSLLYGQKEKGTLQIPYDSLMDDRVSVDGYIDIEEQEYPASFRDPATGITVYWGYDDSLIYVGLEAKGKGWLAIGFGSPVMDGANMFIGYYTDDSAEVINHIGKGRTHSAAKGNVSLFDDWEIDYDEETNTTAMEFTYPLNWTGLKGAAINGLLPGETYDLILARNPKSPSLGAKHSQRSHYTFQMGAKPEKVVPAPDTTKKEGK